In a genomic window of Vigna angularis cultivar LongXiaoDou No.4 chromosome 6, ASM1680809v1, whole genome shotgun sequence:
- the LOC108341387 gene encoding uncharacterized protein LOC108341387, which produces MEEEQHTRDLIAQMQAQIQAQARTIQAQTHAQQEMQRRHAEEITMLRAERGRVERSTQHSESTADRGNNQHNDNAGSRNQQPSRHTDPNDRGRREPSPLRTDRPSSLLPFTAIVMQAPMPEKNPPVLDKYDGSTDPDNHLRIFTNAMVFYTDSDPVMCRAFSLSLKDEALEWYNTLPPNTVDCFATVENLFKRQYASNRNQEVTPAELVNTKQEKKETLKAFMKRYMETARRVKEVSQSFIITTLPSCLKPGYFAEKLYARPPKTMEELQERIAEFIRMEDMRISQRKRQQETEASGGRKDGKRPFDNNGKSGEFSRTFKFNHYTPLNTPRAKVLEEALNAELLTLQTKPSPRYADERKRCHFHQNRGHTTEECITLKNEIERLVRAGHLRKYIQEARRSPERAYRKNERRRDYSRSPARHRERSVRGVIN; this is translated from the coding sequence atggaggAAGAGCAACACACCAGAGATTTGATAGCGCAGATGCAGGCGCAAATACAGGCACAGGCCAGAACCATACAAGCACAAACGCACGCACAACAGGAGATGCAGCGACGACACGCAGAGGAAATTACAATGTTGAGAGCAGAACGAGGTCGTGTCGAGCGGTCAACTCAACACTCGGAGTCCACAGCCGATCGGGGTAACAACCAACACAATGATAACGCTGGAAGTCGTAATCAGCAGCCATCTCGGCATACTGACCCGAACGATCGGGGAAGAAGGGAACCGTCCCCCTTACGAACCGATCGGCCCTCCAGTCTGCTCCCTTTCACTGCGATCGTCATGCAAGCTCCAATGCCAGAGAAGAACCCTCCTGTATTGGATAAGTACGATGGCTCGACAGACCCCGACAATCATCTCAGGATTTTCACCAATGCAATGGTGTTCTACACGGACAGTGATCCGGTTATGTGCAGAGCCTTCTCCTTATCACTCAAGGACGAAGCATTAGAGTGGTATAACACTCTTCCCCCAAACACGGTGGATTGCTTCGCCACTGTGGAAAATCTTTTTAAAAGGCAATACGCCTCCAATCGTAATCAGGAAGTAACGCCAGCAGAATTGGTAAATACTAAgcaggaaaagaaagaaactttgaaggcctttatgaaaaggtatatGGAAACTGCACGACGAGTCAAAGAGGTAAGTCAATCTTTTATCATCACCACTTTGCCTTCCTGTCTAAAACCAGGGTACTTTGCTGAGAAGTTGTATGCGCGACCCCCAAAAACAATGGAGGAGCTCCAAGAACGGATAGCCGAATTCATCCGCATGGAGGACATGCGAATTTCACAAAGAAAGCGACAACAAGAAACTGAGGCAAGTGGAGGTAGAAAGGACGGTAAACGACCGTTCGACAATAATGGTAAAAGCGGGGAGTTTTCCcgaacatttaaatttaatcattatacACCCCTCAACACACCTAGGGCAAAAGTTCTTGAAGAAGCTCTAAACGCTGAACTTCTCACACTCCAAACGAAACCATCTCCAAGATACGCAGATGAAAGGAAGCGCTGTCATTTTCATCAGAATCGTGGACATACTACAGAAGAATGCATTACGCTCAAAAACGAAATAGAACGTCTCGTTCGGGCAGGACACCTCCGTAAGTACATACAGGAAGCAAGAAGAAGTCCCGAACGAGCGTATCGGAAGAACGAACGAAGGCGAGACTATAGTCGTAGTCCTGCTCGCCATCGTGAACGATCGGTTCGCGGAGTTATAAACTGA